In Gossypium hirsutum isolate 1008001.06 chromosome D06, Gossypium_hirsutum_v2.1, whole genome shotgun sequence, one genomic interval encodes:
- the LOC107901620 gene encoding U-box domain-containing protein 45: MAKYHRNDVGSVVLGRPSPTTSGNHFGLCTAFSAASFRRKIFDAMSCGSSSRHRQQLMQEMIYDAVRPPPPPPTSTTTIRSVLKQSNEPIKTKRPVKNSINNGKPDKLADLLNLEEAESDAETTKKVQALEGLKRLVKELQMEKEENKRAAASRVRLLTKDDPESRVTLAMLGTIPPLVAMLDFEDSNSQIAALYALLNLGIGNDQNKAAIVKAGAVHKMLKLIESPNEPSQAVSDAIVANFLGLSALDSNKPIIGSSGAIPFLVKTLKILDKQSGCQARHDALRALYNLSISPSNIPFIMESDLIPFLVNALGDMDVSERILSILSNVVSTPEGRKGISIAPEAFPILVDVLNWTDSPGCQEKASYILMVMAHKAYRDRQAMIEAGIVSSLLELTLLGSMLAQKRASRILEVLRVDKGKQVSGNLGGNTSAAVSAPIYGSSANQYGKDCLVEEGMMSEEKKAVKLLVQQSLQHNMKRIVNRANLPQDFVPSEHLKSLTASSTSKSLPF; encoded by the exons ATGGCCAAGTATCACCGCAACGACGTCGGATCCGTCGTCCTCGGTCGCCCTTCCCCCACCACCTCCGGCAACCACTTCGGACTATGTACAGCCTTCTCCGCCGCCTCATTCCGAAGAAAAATCTTCGACGCCATGAGCTGCGGCTCCAGTTCTCGCCACCGTCAACAGCTCATGCAGGAAATGATCTACGACGCCGTCCGCCCTCCTCCTCCCCCTCCCACCAGCACCACCACAATACGTTCTGTATTAAAACAGTCCAACGAACCCATAAAAACAAAAAGGCCTGTGAAAAACTCCATCAACAATGGCAAACCAGACAAGCTAGCCGATCTCTTGAACTTAGAGGAAGCGGAAAGTGATGCTGAGACTACGAAAAAAGTGCAAGCTTTGGAGGGGTTGAAGCGCTTGGTTAAGGAATTGCAaatggaaaaagaagaaaacaagagAGCAGCTGCCAGTAGAGTGAGATTGCTCACTAAAGATGACCCAGAAAGCAGAGTAACTTTAGCCATGCTAGGAACTATCCCCCCATTGGTTGCAATGCTTGATTTTGAGGATTCTAATTCACAGATCGCTGCTCTCTATGCCTTGCTTAATCTAGGAATCGGAAATGACCA GAACAAAGCAGCCATTGTTAAAGCAGGGGCAGTGCATAAGATGCTAAAGCTTATAGAATCCCCTAATGAGCCAAGCCAAGCTGTTTCAGACGCCATAGTAGCAAATTTCCTTGGCTTGAGTGCCTTGGATTCAAATAAGCCTATCATTGGATCTTCAGGGGCTATCCCTTTCTTGGTGAAAACCCTAAAGATATTGGATAAGCAAAGTGGGTGTCAAGCAAGGCATGATGCTCTTAGAGCGCTTTACAATCTATCCATCTCCCCATCAAACATTCCCTTCATTATGGAGTCTGATTTGATACCCTTTTTAGTGAATGCCTTGGGGGACATGGATGTTAGTGAAAGGATTCTTTCGATATTGAGCAATGTAGTGTCCACTCCAGAAGGTAGAAAAGGGATTAGCATTGCCCCAGAAGCATTCCCAATTTTGgttgatgtgttgaattggacTGATTCCCCAGGGTGTCAAGAGAAAGCATCATACATTCTCATGGTGATGGCACATAAGGCATATAGAGACAGGCAAGCCATGATTGAAGCAGGCATCGTTTCATCACTGCTTGAATTGACACTTTTAGGTAGCATGTTAGCACAAAAGAGAGCTTCTAGGATTTTGGAGGTATTGAGAGTGGATAAAGGGAAGCAAGTTTCGGGTAACTTAGGCGGGAATACAAGTGCAGCAGTGTCTGCTCCAATTTACGGGTCATCGGCAAATCAATACGGAAAAGATTGCTTGGTGGAAGAAGGGATGATGAGTGAGGAGAAGAAAGCTGTTAAACTATTGGTCCAACAAAGTTTGCAGCACAATATGAAGAGAATTGTGAATAGAGCCAATTTGCCTCAAGATTTTGTTCCATCAGAACATCTCAAGTCCCTCACGGCTAGCTCAACTTCAAAGAGCTTACCCTTTTGA
- the LOC107901621 gene encoding chaperone protein ClpB4, mitochondrial isoform X2 produces the protein MASRRLTRSAFSAIKVSKASIPYLFRARAISAAACTLRNSLISPHRSQNFNAVAANNGGFFSLTRSYHSSPPRYSSATSPAQINQSDYTDMAWEGLVGAVQAAKDSKQQMVESEHLMKALLEQKDGLARRIFTKAGLDNTSVLQATDDFISKQPKVMDTSNPIMGSNLSSLLDNSRKHKKEMGDNFVSVEHFVLAFTSDKRFGQQLFKNLQLSEQALKDAIKAVRGNQCVTDQNPEGKYEALEKYGNDLTELARRGKLDPVIGRDDEIRRCIQILSRRTKNNPVIIGEPGVGKTAIAEGLAQRIVRGDVPEPLLNRKLISLDMGSLLAGAKFRGDFEERLKAVLKEVTASNGQIILFIDEIHTVVGAGATGGAMDAGNLLKPMLGRGELRCIGATTLNEYRKYIEKDPALERRFQQVYCGQPSVEDTVSILRGLRERYELHHGVKISDSALVSAAVLADRYITERFLPDKAIDLVDEAAAKLKMEITSKPTELDEIDRAVLKLEMEKLSLKNDTDKASKERLSKLENDLNSLKQKQKELTEQWDHEKALMTRIRSVKEEIDRVNQEMEAAEREYDLSRAAELKYGTLMSLQRQLEEAEKNLAEFQKSGKSLLREEVTDLDIAEIVSKWTGIPLSNLQQSERDKLVLLEKELHKRVIGQDIAVKSVADAIRRSRAGLSDPNRPIASFMFMGPTGVGKTELAKALAGFLFNTENALVRIDMSEYMEKHAVSRLVGAPPGYVGYEEGGQLTEVVRRRPYSVVLFDEIEKAHHDVFNILLQLLDDGRITDSQGRTVSFTNCVVIMTSNIGSHYILETLQSTYDSKDAVYNVMKKQVVELARQTFRPEFMNRIDEYIVFQPLDSKEISKIVELQMVRLKDRLRQKKIYLHYTKEAVELLGTLGFDPNFGARPVKRVIQQLVENEVAMGVLRGDFKEEDSIIVDAESLPSVKDLPPQDKLCIKKLESSSPLDVMVAND, from the exons ATGGCCTCAAGAAGGCTAACAAGGTCCGCTTTTTCGGCCATTAAAGTATCAAAAGCCTCAATTCCCTACCTGTTTCGCGCTCGCGCCATCTCCGCCGCTGCTTGTACTTTGCGTAATTCCCTCATTTCGCCTCACCGGTCTCAAAATTTCAACGCAGTGGCGGCGAACAACGGCGGCTTCTTCTCTCTCACTCGCAGCTATCACTCTTCCCCTCCACGTTACTCTTCTGCCACTAGCCCTGCGCAg ATCAACCAATCAGATTACACTGATATGGCCTGGGAGGGCCTTGTTGGGGCTGTTCAAGCAGCAAAGGATAGCAAACAGCAAATGGTGGAATCTGAACACTTAATGAAAGCTCTTTTAGAACAAAAGGATGGGTTGGCTAGAAGGATTTTCACAAAAGCAGGGCTTGACAACACTTCTGTTCTGCAGGCTACCGATGACTTTATATCGAAGCAGCCTAAA GTGATGGACACAAGTAACCCTATAATGGGATCAAATCTTAGCTCCCTTTTAGACAATTCTCGAAAGCATAAGAAAGAAATGGGAGATAATTTTGTTTCGGTGGAACATTTTGTCCTAGCATTTACCTCAGATAAGAGGTTTGGGCAGCAGTTGTTCAAGAACCTCCAGCTTAGTGAGCAGGCTTTGAAGGATGCCATTAAAGCTGTTCGTGGAAATCAGTGTGTAACTGATCAAA ATCCTGAAGGAAAATACGAGGCACTTGAAAAGTATGGGAATGACTTGACTGAGCTTGCTAGGCGTGGCAAACTAGATCCTGTTATTGGCCGTGATGATGAAATAAGGCGGTGTATCCAGATACTATCAAGACGAACAAAAAATAACCCTGTTATAATTGGTGAGCCTGGTGTGGGGAAAACAGCAATTGCTGAAGG ATTGGCTCAAAGGATTGTACGGGGAGATGTTCCCGAACCGCTGTTAAACCGAAAG TTGATCTCCCTAGACATGGGTTCCTTGTTGGCTGGTGCCAAGTTTCGTGGAGATTTTGAGGAAAGGTTGAAAGCTGTGCTGAAGGAAGTTACTGCTTCAAATGGCCAGATTATTTTATTCATTGATGAGATACACACGGTTGTTGGTGCAG GGGCTACTGGTGGTGCAATGGATGCTGGGAATTTGTTAAAGCCAATGCTGGGGAGAGGTGAGCTGCGATGCATAGGAGCTACTACATTGAATGAGTACAGGAAATACATTGAGAAGGATCCTGCACTTGAGCGCAGATTTCAACAAGTGTATTGTGGTCAGCCATCTGTTGAAGATACAGTATCAATTCTTCGAGGCTTGCGTGAACGCTATGAGCTACATCACGGTGTTAAAATATCTGACAGTGCTCTTGTTTCAGCGGCAGTTCTTGCAGACCGCTATATAACAGAACGTTTTCTGCCTGACAAAG ccATTGATCTTGTTGATGAAGCTGCCGCAAAGCTTAAGATGGAGATCACTTCTAAGCCCACAGAGTTGGACGAGATAGATAGAGCTGTTCTGAAGTTGGAGATGGAGAAGCTATCCCTTAAAAATGACACTGATAAAGCATCCAAAGAAAGGTTAAGCAAGCTGGAAAATGATTTGAACTCACTGAAACAGAAACAGAAAGAATTAACTGAACAGTGGGATCATGAGAAGGCTCTTATGACTAGAATCCGATCAGTGAAAGAAGAG ATTGATAGAGTTAATCAAGAAATGGAAGCTGCTGAACGTGAGTATGATTTAAGTCGTGCTGCCGAGCTTAAATATGGAACTTTAATGTCTCTTCAACGCCAGTTAGAAGAGGCTGAAAAGAATCTTGCTGAGTTCCAAAAGTCTGGGAAGTCTTTGCTCCGTGAAGAGGTTACTGATCttgatattgctgaaattgttagCAAATGGACCGGCATACCTTTATCAAACCTCCAACAATCAGAAAGGGACAAGCTAGTCTTGCTGGAAAAGGAACTTCATAAGAGAGTAATTGGTCAAGATATTGCAGTAAAATCGGTAGCCGATGCAATCAGACGCTCGAGGGCAGGATTATCTGACCCAAATCGTCCAATAGCTAGTTTCATGTTCATGGGCCCCACTGGTGTTGGCAAAACTGAGCTTGCAAAGGCTTTAGCTGGTTTCCTTTTCAATACAGAAAATGCTCTGGTCAGAATTGATATGAGTGAGTACATGGAAAAGCATGCAGTTTCACGCTTGGTAGGGGCACCACCGGGCTATGTTGGTTATGAAGAGGGCGGACAACTCACTGAAGTTGTTCGTAGAAGGCCCTATTCTGTAGttctttttgatgaaattgagaaagCTCATCATGACGTATTCAATATTTTGCTACAGCTATTGGATGATGGAAGGATAACTGACTCTCAGGGAAGGACTGTTAGTTTTACAAATTGTGTAGTAATAATGACTTCAAATATCGGCTCTCACTACATTTTGGAAACTCTCCAGTCAACATATGACAGCAAGGATGCTGTTTACAATGTGATGAAAAAACAGGTGGTTGAGTTGGCAAGACAGACTTTCCGCCCGGAGTTCATGAACCGGATCGATGAGTATATTGTTTTCCAGCCTCTTGACTCCAAAGAAATCAGTAAAATAGTTGAGTTACAG ATGGTGCGGTTAAAAGATAGACTGCGACAGAAGAAAATCTATCTGCACTACACAAAGGAAGCTGTTGAACTTCTGGGGACACTGGGATTTGACCCTAACTTTGGAGCAAGGCCAGTTAAGAGGGTGATACAACAATTAGTGGAGAACGAAGTTGCAATGGGAGTGTTGAGAGGAGATTTCAAGGAGGAAGACTCGATCATTGTTGATGCGGAGTCCTTGCCGTCAGTGAAGGACCTTCCCCCCCAAGATAAGTTATGCATTAAGAAATTGGAGAGCAGTTCTCCATTAGATGTTATGGTTGCAAATGATTAG
- the LOC107901621 gene encoding chaperone protein ClpB4, mitochondrial isoform X1, which produces MASRRLTRSAFSAIKVSKASIPYLFRARAISAAACTLRNSLISPHRSQNFNAVAANNGGFFSLTRSYHSSPPRYSSATSPAQINQSDYTDMAWEGLVGAVQAAKDSKQQMVESEHLMKALLEQKDGLARRIFTKAGLDNTSVLQATDDFISKQPKGAFISLWQVMDTSNPIMGSNLSSLLDNSRKHKKEMGDNFVSVEHFVLAFTSDKRFGQQLFKNLQLSEQALKDAIKAVRGNQCVTDQNPEGKYEALEKYGNDLTELARRGKLDPVIGRDDEIRRCIQILSRRTKNNPVIIGEPGVGKTAIAEGLAQRIVRGDVPEPLLNRKLISLDMGSLLAGAKFRGDFEERLKAVLKEVTASNGQIILFIDEIHTVVGAGATGGAMDAGNLLKPMLGRGELRCIGATTLNEYRKYIEKDPALERRFQQVYCGQPSVEDTVSILRGLRERYELHHGVKISDSALVSAAVLADRYITERFLPDKAIDLVDEAAAKLKMEITSKPTELDEIDRAVLKLEMEKLSLKNDTDKASKERLSKLENDLNSLKQKQKELTEQWDHEKALMTRIRSVKEEIDRVNQEMEAAEREYDLSRAAELKYGTLMSLQRQLEEAEKNLAEFQKSGKSLLREEVTDLDIAEIVSKWTGIPLSNLQQSERDKLVLLEKELHKRVIGQDIAVKSVADAIRRSRAGLSDPNRPIASFMFMGPTGVGKTELAKALAGFLFNTENALVRIDMSEYMEKHAVSRLVGAPPGYVGYEEGGQLTEVVRRRPYSVVLFDEIEKAHHDVFNILLQLLDDGRITDSQGRTVSFTNCVVIMTSNIGSHYILETLQSTYDSKDAVYNVMKKQVVELARQTFRPEFMNRIDEYIVFQPLDSKEISKIVELQMVRLKDRLRQKKIYLHYTKEAVELLGTLGFDPNFGARPVKRVIQQLVENEVAMGVLRGDFKEEDSIIVDAESLPSVKDLPPQDKLCIKKLESSSPLDVMVAND; this is translated from the exons ATGGCCTCAAGAAGGCTAACAAGGTCCGCTTTTTCGGCCATTAAAGTATCAAAAGCCTCAATTCCCTACCTGTTTCGCGCTCGCGCCATCTCCGCCGCTGCTTGTACTTTGCGTAATTCCCTCATTTCGCCTCACCGGTCTCAAAATTTCAACGCAGTGGCGGCGAACAACGGCGGCTTCTTCTCTCTCACTCGCAGCTATCACTCTTCCCCTCCACGTTACTCTTCTGCCACTAGCCCTGCGCAg ATCAACCAATCAGATTACACTGATATGGCCTGGGAGGGCCTTGTTGGGGCTGTTCAAGCAGCAAAGGATAGCAAACAGCAAATGGTGGAATCTGAACACTTAATGAAAGCTCTTTTAGAACAAAAGGATGGGTTGGCTAGAAGGATTTTCACAAAAGCAGGGCTTGACAACACTTCTGTTCTGCAGGCTACCGATGACTTTATATCGAAGCAGCCTAAA GGGGCGTTTATTTCCCTCTGGCAGGTGATGGACACAAGTAACCCTATAATGGGATCAAATCTTAGCTCCCTTTTAGACAATTCTCGAAAGCATAAGAAAGAAATGGGAGATAATTTTGTTTCGGTGGAACATTTTGTCCTAGCATTTACCTCAGATAAGAGGTTTGGGCAGCAGTTGTTCAAGAACCTCCAGCTTAGTGAGCAGGCTTTGAAGGATGCCATTAAAGCTGTTCGTGGAAATCAGTGTGTAACTGATCAAA ATCCTGAAGGAAAATACGAGGCACTTGAAAAGTATGGGAATGACTTGACTGAGCTTGCTAGGCGTGGCAAACTAGATCCTGTTATTGGCCGTGATGATGAAATAAGGCGGTGTATCCAGATACTATCAAGACGAACAAAAAATAACCCTGTTATAATTGGTGAGCCTGGTGTGGGGAAAACAGCAATTGCTGAAGG ATTGGCTCAAAGGATTGTACGGGGAGATGTTCCCGAACCGCTGTTAAACCGAAAG TTGATCTCCCTAGACATGGGTTCCTTGTTGGCTGGTGCCAAGTTTCGTGGAGATTTTGAGGAAAGGTTGAAAGCTGTGCTGAAGGAAGTTACTGCTTCAAATGGCCAGATTATTTTATTCATTGATGAGATACACACGGTTGTTGGTGCAG GGGCTACTGGTGGTGCAATGGATGCTGGGAATTTGTTAAAGCCAATGCTGGGGAGAGGTGAGCTGCGATGCATAGGAGCTACTACATTGAATGAGTACAGGAAATACATTGAGAAGGATCCTGCACTTGAGCGCAGATTTCAACAAGTGTATTGTGGTCAGCCATCTGTTGAAGATACAGTATCAATTCTTCGAGGCTTGCGTGAACGCTATGAGCTACATCACGGTGTTAAAATATCTGACAGTGCTCTTGTTTCAGCGGCAGTTCTTGCAGACCGCTATATAACAGAACGTTTTCTGCCTGACAAAG ccATTGATCTTGTTGATGAAGCTGCCGCAAAGCTTAAGATGGAGATCACTTCTAAGCCCACAGAGTTGGACGAGATAGATAGAGCTGTTCTGAAGTTGGAGATGGAGAAGCTATCCCTTAAAAATGACACTGATAAAGCATCCAAAGAAAGGTTAAGCAAGCTGGAAAATGATTTGAACTCACTGAAACAGAAACAGAAAGAATTAACTGAACAGTGGGATCATGAGAAGGCTCTTATGACTAGAATCCGATCAGTGAAAGAAGAG ATTGATAGAGTTAATCAAGAAATGGAAGCTGCTGAACGTGAGTATGATTTAAGTCGTGCTGCCGAGCTTAAATATGGAACTTTAATGTCTCTTCAACGCCAGTTAGAAGAGGCTGAAAAGAATCTTGCTGAGTTCCAAAAGTCTGGGAAGTCTTTGCTCCGTGAAGAGGTTACTGATCttgatattgctgaaattgttagCAAATGGACCGGCATACCTTTATCAAACCTCCAACAATCAGAAAGGGACAAGCTAGTCTTGCTGGAAAAGGAACTTCATAAGAGAGTAATTGGTCAAGATATTGCAGTAAAATCGGTAGCCGATGCAATCAGACGCTCGAGGGCAGGATTATCTGACCCAAATCGTCCAATAGCTAGTTTCATGTTCATGGGCCCCACTGGTGTTGGCAAAACTGAGCTTGCAAAGGCTTTAGCTGGTTTCCTTTTCAATACAGAAAATGCTCTGGTCAGAATTGATATGAGTGAGTACATGGAAAAGCATGCAGTTTCACGCTTGGTAGGGGCACCACCGGGCTATGTTGGTTATGAAGAGGGCGGACAACTCACTGAAGTTGTTCGTAGAAGGCCCTATTCTGTAGttctttttgatgaaattgagaaagCTCATCATGACGTATTCAATATTTTGCTACAGCTATTGGATGATGGAAGGATAACTGACTCTCAGGGAAGGACTGTTAGTTTTACAAATTGTGTAGTAATAATGACTTCAAATATCGGCTCTCACTACATTTTGGAAACTCTCCAGTCAACATATGACAGCAAGGATGCTGTTTACAATGTGATGAAAAAACAGGTGGTTGAGTTGGCAAGACAGACTTTCCGCCCGGAGTTCATGAACCGGATCGATGAGTATATTGTTTTCCAGCCTCTTGACTCCAAAGAAATCAGTAAAATAGTTGAGTTACAG ATGGTGCGGTTAAAAGATAGACTGCGACAGAAGAAAATCTATCTGCACTACACAAAGGAAGCTGTTGAACTTCTGGGGACACTGGGATTTGACCCTAACTTTGGAGCAAGGCCAGTTAAGAGGGTGATACAACAATTAGTGGAGAACGAAGTTGCAATGGGAGTGTTGAGAGGAGATTTCAAGGAGGAAGACTCGATCATTGTTGATGCGGAGTCCTTGCCGTCAGTGAAGGACCTTCCCCCCCAAGATAAGTTATGCATTAAGAAATTGGAGAGCAGTTCTCCATTAGATGTTATGGTTGCAAATGATTAG
- the LOC107901621 gene encoding chaperone protein ClpB3, mitochondrial isoform X3, whose protein sequence is MAWEGLVGAVQAAKDSKQQMVESEHLMKALLEQKDGLARRIFTKAGLDNTSVLQATDDFISKQPKGAFISLWQVMDTSNPIMGSNLSSLLDNSRKHKKEMGDNFVSVEHFVLAFTSDKRFGQQLFKNLQLSEQALKDAIKAVRGNQCVTDQNPEGKYEALEKYGNDLTELARRGKLDPVIGRDDEIRRCIQILSRRTKNNPVIIGEPGVGKTAIAEGLAQRIVRGDVPEPLLNRKLISLDMGSLLAGAKFRGDFEERLKAVLKEVTASNGQIILFIDEIHTVVGAGATGGAMDAGNLLKPMLGRGELRCIGATTLNEYRKYIEKDPALERRFQQVYCGQPSVEDTVSILRGLRERYELHHGVKISDSALVSAAVLADRYITERFLPDKAIDLVDEAAAKLKMEITSKPTELDEIDRAVLKLEMEKLSLKNDTDKASKERLSKLENDLNSLKQKQKELTEQWDHEKALMTRIRSVKEEIDRVNQEMEAAEREYDLSRAAELKYGTLMSLQRQLEEAEKNLAEFQKSGKSLLREEVTDLDIAEIVSKWTGIPLSNLQQSERDKLVLLEKELHKRVIGQDIAVKSVADAIRRSRAGLSDPNRPIASFMFMGPTGVGKTELAKALAGFLFNTENALVRIDMSEYMEKHAVSRLVGAPPGYVGYEEGGQLTEVVRRRPYSVVLFDEIEKAHHDVFNILLQLLDDGRITDSQGRTVSFTNCVVIMTSNIGSHYILETLQSTYDSKDAVYNVMKKQVVELARQTFRPEFMNRIDEYIVFQPLDSKEISKIVELQMVRLKDRLRQKKIYLHYTKEAVELLGTLGFDPNFGARPVKRVIQQLVENEVAMGVLRGDFKEEDSIIVDAESLPSVKDLPPQDKLCIKKLESSSPLDVMVAND, encoded by the exons ATGGCCTGGGAGGGCCTTGTTGGGGCTGTTCAAGCAGCAAAGGATAGCAAACAGCAAATGGTGGAATCTGAACACTTAATGAAAGCTCTTTTAGAACAAAAGGATGGGTTGGCTAGAAGGATTTTCACAAAAGCAGGGCTTGACAACACTTCTGTTCTGCAGGCTACCGATGACTTTATATCGAAGCAGCCTAAA GGGGCGTTTATTTCCCTCTGGCAGGTGATGGACACAAGTAACCCTATAATGGGATCAAATCTTAGCTCCCTTTTAGACAATTCTCGAAAGCATAAGAAAGAAATGGGAGATAATTTTGTTTCGGTGGAACATTTTGTCCTAGCATTTACCTCAGATAAGAGGTTTGGGCAGCAGTTGTTCAAGAACCTCCAGCTTAGTGAGCAGGCTTTGAAGGATGCCATTAAAGCTGTTCGTGGAAATCAGTGTGTAACTGATCAAA ATCCTGAAGGAAAATACGAGGCACTTGAAAAGTATGGGAATGACTTGACTGAGCTTGCTAGGCGTGGCAAACTAGATCCTGTTATTGGCCGTGATGATGAAATAAGGCGGTGTATCCAGATACTATCAAGACGAACAAAAAATAACCCTGTTATAATTGGTGAGCCTGGTGTGGGGAAAACAGCAATTGCTGAAGG ATTGGCTCAAAGGATTGTACGGGGAGATGTTCCCGAACCGCTGTTAAACCGAAAG TTGATCTCCCTAGACATGGGTTCCTTGTTGGCTGGTGCCAAGTTTCGTGGAGATTTTGAGGAAAGGTTGAAAGCTGTGCTGAAGGAAGTTACTGCTTCAAATGGCCAGATTATTTTATTCATTGATGAGATACACACGGTTGTTGGTGCAG GGGCTACTGGTGGTGCAATGGATGCTGGGAATTTGTTAAAGCCAATGCTGGGGAGAGGTGAGCTGCGATGCATAGGAGCTACTACATTGAATGAGTACAGGAAATACATTGAGAAGGATCCTGCACTTGAGCGCAGATTTCAACAAGTGTATTGTGGTCAGCCATCTGTTGAAGATACAGTATCAATTCTTCGAGGCTTGCGTGAACGCTATGAGCTACATCACGGTGTTAAAATATCTGACAGTGCTCTTGTTTCAGCGGCAGTTCTTGCAGACCGCTATATAACAGAACGTTTTCTGCCTGACAAAG ccATTGATCTTGTTGATGAAGCTGCCGCAAAGCTTAAGATGGAGATCACTTCTAAGCCCACAGAGTTGGACGAGATAGATAGAGCTGTTCTGAAGTTGGAGATGGAGAAGCTATCCCTTAAAAATGACACTGATAAAGCATCCAAAGAAAGGTTAAGCAAGCTGGAAAATGATTTGAACTCACTGAAACAGAAACAGAAAGAATTAACTGAACAGTGGGATCATGAGAAGGCTCTTATGACTAGAATCCGATCAGTGAAAGAAGAG ATTGATAGAGTTAATCAAGAAATGGAAGCTGCTGAACGTGAGTATGATTTAAGTCGTGCTGCCGAGCTTAAATATGGAACTTTAATGTCTCTTCAACGCCAGTTAGAAGAGGCTGAAAAGAATCTTGCTGAGTTCCAAAAGTCTGGGAAGTCTTTGCTCCGTGAAGAGGTTACTGATCttgatattgctgaaattgttagCAAATGGACCGGCATACCTTTATCAAACCTCCAACAATCAGAAAGGGACAAGCTAGTCTTGCTGGAAAAGGAACTTCATAAGAGAGTAATTGGTCAAGATATTGCAGTAAAATCGGTAGCCGATGCAATCAGACGCTCGAGGGCAGGATTATCTGACCCAAATCGTCCAATAGCTAGTTTCATGTTCATGGGCCCCACTGGTGTTGGCAAAACTGAGCTTGCAAAGGCTTTAGCTGGTTTCCTTTTCAATACAGAAAATGCTCTGGTCAGAATTGATATGAGTGAGTACATGGAAAAGCATGCAGTTTCACGCTTGGTAGGGGCACCACCGGGCTATGTTGGTTATGAAGAGGGCGGACAACTCACTGAAGTTGTTCGTAGAAGGCCCTATTCTGTAGttctttttgatgaaattgagaaagCTCATCATGACGTATTCAATATTTTGCTACAGCTATTGGATGATGGAAGGATAACTGACTCTCAGGGAAGGACTGTTAGTTTTACAAATTGTGTAGTAATAATGACTTCAAATATCGGCTCTCACTACATTTTGGAAACTCTCCAGTCAACATATGACAGCAAGGATGCTGTTTACAATGTGATGAAAAAACAGGTGGTTGAGTTGGCAAGACAGACTTTCCGCCCGGAGTTCATGAACCGGATCGATGAGTATATTGTTTTCCAGCCTCTTGACTCCAAAGAAATCAGTAAAATAGTTGAGTTACAG ATGGTGCGGTTAAAAGATAGACTGCGACAGAAGAAAATCTATCTGCACTACACAAAGGAAGCTGTTGAACTTCTGGGGACACTGGGATTTGACCCTAACTTTGGAGCAAGGCCAGTTAAGAGGGTGATACAACAATTAGTGGAGAACGAAGTTGCAATGGGAGTGTTGAGAGGAGATTTCAAGGAGGAAGACTCGATCATTGTTGATGCGGAGTCCTTGCCGTCAGTGAAGGACCTTCCCCCCCAAGATAAGTTATGCATTAAGAAATTGGAGAGCAGTTCTCCATTAGATGTTATGGTTGCAAATGATTAG